Proteins encoded together in one Poecile atricapillus isolate bPoeAtr1 chromosome 15, bPoeAtr1.hap1, whole genome shotgun sequence window:
- the E2F1 gene encoding transcription factor E2F1 isoform X1 codes for MAAAGGAAGLAALLGSASPHLLIVSAAAEEPAGGGHPDSDLLLFATPQPARPGAAPRRPALGRPPVKRKLNLETDHQYIAESLPVSRGKARNPAKGINSTPPGPSLPEQRSSSPSLLPGAKSPGEKSRYETSLNLTTKRFLELLSQSPDGVVDLNWAAEVLKVQKRRIYDITNVLEGIQLITKKSKNHIQWLGSQATVGAPGQHRLLEKELRELQAAERQLDDLIQMCTVQLRLLTEDPANQHAAYVTCQDLRSIVDPAEQMVMVIKAPPETQLQVSDAAEAFQVSVRSTQGPIDVFLCPEDSSGVCSPVKSPFKAPAEDSSPSHSQPRASLLLHPAQDVNMPLLPGEQEALLPGPSVLPGKSPEEEVSLSPLASMDILLEQSREDLAGFLADEFINLSPPQAQDYHFGLEEGEGISELFDCNFGDFTPLDF; via the exons atggcggcggcgggcggcgcggcggggctgGCGGCGCTGCTTGGCAGCGCCTCCCCGCACCTCCTGATCGTCTCCGCCGCCGCCGAGGAGCCCGCGGGCGGCGGCCACCCCGATTCCGACCTCCTGCTCTTCGCCACGCCGcagcccgcccgccccggcgcCGCGCCCAGACGGCCCGCGCTGGGCCGCCCGCCG GTCAAGAGGAAGCTGAACTTGGAGACGGATCACCAGTACATAGCGGAGAGTTTGCCAGTGAGCCGGGGCAAGGCCAGGAACCCTGCTAAAGGTATCAACTCCACTCCCCCTGGCCCCTCTTTGCCAGAGCAGAGGTCCAgcagcccctctctgctccctg GGGCAAAGTCTCCTGGAGAGAAATCCCGCTATGAAACCTCCCTGAACCTCACCACCAAGCgcttcctggagctgctgagccagTCCCCAGATGGTGTGGTGGATCTCAACTGGGCGGCCGAGGTCCTGAAGGTGCAGAAGAGGCGCATCTACGACATCACCAATGTCCTGGAGGGCATACAGCTCATCACCAAGAAGTCCAAGAACCACATCCAGTGGCT GGGCAGCCAGGCCACGGTGGGAGCGCCAGGCCAGCACCGGCTGCTGGAGAAGGAGCTGCGGGAGCTGCAGGCGGCCGAGCGGCAGCTGGATGACCTCATCCAGATGTGCACGGTGCAGCTGCGCCTGCTCACCGAGGACCCCGCCAACCAGCA CGCAGCCTATGTGACCTGCCAGGACCTCCGCAGCATTGTGGACCCCGCGGAGCAAATGGTGATGGTTATCAAAGCCCCCCCAGAGACCCAGCTGCAGGTCTCAGATGCAGCGGAG GCGTTCCAGGTCTCCGTGCGAAGCACTCAGGGCCCCATCGACGTGTTCCTCTGCCCCGAGGACAGCTCGGGGGTCTGCAGCCCCGTCAAGAGCCCCTTCAAAGCCCCTGCAGAGGACTCTTCTCCCAGCCattcacagcccagagcctccctgctcctgcatcccGCCCAGGATGTGAACATGCCGCTGCTGCCCGGAGAGCaag AAGCGCTGCTGCCAGGCCCGAGTGTGCTGCCTGGCAAGAGCCCGGAGGAGGAGGTGAGCCTGTCTCCACTGGCCTCCATGGAcatcctgctggagcagagcagggaggacTTGGCGGGTTTCTTGGCCGATGAGTTCATCAATCTGTCGCCGCCGCAGGCGCAGGACTATCACTTTGGGCTGGAGGAGGGCGAGGGCATCAGCGAGCTCTTCGACTGCAACTTTGGGGACTTCACCCCCTTGGACTTCTGA
- the E2F1 gene encoding transcription factor E2F1 isoform X2 gives MAAAGGAAGLAALLGSASPHLLIVSAAAEEPAGGGHPDSDLLLFATPQPARPGAAPRRPALGRPPVKRKLNLETDHQYIAESLPVSRGKARNPAKGAKSPGEKSRYETSLNLTTKRFLELLSQSPDGVVDLNWAAEVLKVQKRRIYDITNVLEGIQLITKKSKNHIQWLGSQATVGAPGQHRLLEKELRELQAAERQLDDLIQMCTVQLRLLTEDPANQHAAYVTCQDLRSIVDPAEQMVMVIKAPPETQLQVSDAAEAFQVSVRSTQGPIDVFLCPEDSSGVCSPVKSPFKAPAEDSSPSHSQPRASLLLHPAQDVNMPLLPGEQEALLPGPSVLPGKSPEEEVSLSPLASMDILLEQSREDLAGFLADEFINLSPPQAQDYHFGLEEGEGISELFDCNFGDFTPLDF, from the exons atggcggcggcgggcggcgcggcggggctgGCGGCGCTGCTTGGCAGCGCCTCCCCGCACCTCCTGATCGTCTCCGCCGCCGCCGAGGAGCCCGCGGGCGGCGGCCACCCCGATTCCGACCTCCTGCTCTTCGCCACGCCGcagcccgcccgccccggcgcCGCGCCCAGACGGCCCGCGCTGGGCCGCCCGCCG GTCAAGAGGAAGCTGAACTTGGAGACGGATCACCAGTACATAGCGGAGAGTTTGCCAGTGAGCCGGGGCAAGGCCAGGAACCCTGCTAAAG GGGCAAAGTCTCCTGGAGAGAAATCCCGCTATGAAACCTCCCTGAACCTCACCACCAAGCgcttcctggagctgctgagccagTCCCCAGATGGTGTGGTGGATCTCAACTGGGCGGCCGAGGTCCTGAAGGTGCAGAAGAGGCGCATCTACGACATCACCAATGTCCTGGAGGGCATACAGCTCATCACCAAGAAGTCCAAGAACCACATCCAGTGGCT GGGCAGCCAGGCCACGGTGGGAGCGCCAGGCCAGCACCGGCTGCTGGAGAAGGAGCTGCGGGAGCTGCAGGCGGCCGAGCGGCAGCTGGATGACCTCATCCAGATGTGCACGGTGCAGCTGCGCCTGCTCACCGAGGACCCCGCCAACCAGCA CGCAGCCTATGTGACCTGCCAGGACCTCCGCAGCATTGTGGACCCCGCGGAGCAAATGGTGATGGTTATCAAAGCCCCCCCAGAGACCCAGCTGCAGGTCTCAGATGCAGCGGAG GCGTTCCAGGTCTCCGTGCGAAGCACTCAGGGCCCCATCGACGTGTTCCTCTGCCCCGAGGACAGCTCGGGGGTCTGCAGCCCCGTCAAGAGCCCCTTCAAAGCCCCTGCAGAGGACTCTTCTCCCAGCCattcacagcccagagcctccctgctcctgcatcccGCCCAGGATGTGAACATGCCGCTGCTGCCCGGAGAGCaag AAGCGCTGCTGCCAGGCCCGAGTGTGCTGCCTGGCAAGAGCCCGGAGGAGGAGGTGAGCCTGTCTCCACTGGCCTCCATGGAcatcctgctggagcagagcagggaggacTTGGCGGGTTTCTTGGCCGATGAGTTCATCAATCTGTCGCCGCCGCAGGCGCAGGACTATCACTTTGGGCTGGAGGAGGGCGAGGGCATCAGCGAGCTCTTCGACTGCAACTTTGGGGACTTCACCCCCTTGGACTTCTGA
- the PXMP4 gene encoding peroxisomal membrane protein 4: MAGGAMAGAGDSVRALLRAANALLQQRRYHAALAVIKGFRNGAVYGAKIRAPHALVMTFLFKSGSLREKLKSIAQATYAHSRNLAYFVFTYKGLLAAQSGLQGKKIPFHSFLAACIGGWLVFGDNNPINSQIIMYLLSRILFGLSRLAVEKGYIPQPKQDPFPLVAALVWGTVLWLFEYHRETLQPSLQSSMTYLYEDSEVWHDLSDFLIYNKRTDSK, from the exons ATGGCCGGCGGGGCCATGGCGGGCGCTGGGGATTCGGTTCGCGCTCTGCTTCGCGCCGCCAACGCGCTCCTGCAGCAGCGCCGCTACCACGCCGCGCTCGCCGTCATCAAGGGATTCCGTAACGGCGCCGT TTATGGAGCCAAAATCCGTGCCCCGCATGCCCTGGTGATGACTTTCCTGTTCAAGAGTGGAAG CCTAAGGGAGAAGCTGAAATCCATTGCCCAGGCCACGTACGCTCACTCCCGGAACCTGGCCTATTTTGTGTTCACCTACAAGGGGCTCCTGGCAGCACAgtctgggctgcaggggaaaaaaatccccttccATTCTTTCCTTGCAGCCTGCATTGGGGGCTGGCTGGTGTTTGGTGACAACAATCCCATCAACAGCCAG ATCATCATGTACCTGCTGTCCCGGATCCTGTTCGGTTTGTCTCGGCTGGCTGTGGAAAAGGGCTACATCCCACAGCCCAAGCAGGATCCCTTCCCTCTGGTGGCTGCCCTGGTGTGGGGGACAGTCCTGTGGCTCTTTGAATACCACAGGGAGACTCTGCAGCCCTCCCTGCAGTCCTCCATGACCTACCTGTATGAGGACAGTGAGGTGTGGCACGACCTGTCTGACTTCCTCATTTACAACAAAAGGACAGACAGCAAGTAG